Proteins encoded in a region of the Nicotiana tomentosiformis chromosome 9, ASM39032v3, whole genome shotgun sequence genome:
- the LOC138898438 gene encoding uncharacterized protein: MPAGSMMPYGAPSRTENIPESGSGRVPELSDVDNTSHRNQPAGVTIREPFQSLRAEVNAPSDSLEAAAIEDSPLFPTFSAGVIREAQALGALNLDRPHDEEDPFRDLFTGIEDVAGAGDESDLFHGLRQALDQNELHQYAADLKRAIDERNSLKLSLGQREEEIKDLRAELSKAYRDQNDLSEQVTMPLKTYGFNIGTVSNISVSQLQQKIEMIGRLREEVDVIRMESLRWKEGIDRFAAEKETARAQLSSSETQLQKVKEKNLVQAKKIEELEVRLASVLAKAKKAKTYADALVAVYRADAEAAQVQEREAAESVDGRAHWVAELAKYRSRRETLEEIHARGFDLTEEIKRAKELKADAEALVSDDDDDDDGSKSGSENGGESDKEKTAPV; encoded by the exons AtgccggctggatcgatgatgccctATGGGGCTCCGTCTCGAACTGAAAATATACCGGAGAGTGGTTCCGGCAGAGTCCCTGAACTATCGGATGTCGACAACACCTCTCATCGGAATCAACCCGCAGGGGTTACAATCAGGGAGCCCTTCCAATCCCTTCGAGCCGAGGTGAATGCTCCGAGCGATTCACTTGAGGCAGCAGCGATCGAGGACTCGCCTCTCTTTCCCACTTTTTCCGCAGGGGtaattcgggaagctcaagctctgggggCCCTTAATCTAGATAGGCCTCATGATGAAGAGGATCCGTTTCGTGACTTGTTTACTggtatcgaggacgttgccggtgctggtgatgaatcagatctttttcacggtttGCGGCAGGCTTTGGACCAA aatgagctgcatcaATACGCGGCCGACCTGAAACGCGCTATCGATGAGAggaactctctcaaactttccttaggacagagagaagaggaaataaaagatctcCGGGCCGAGCtgtccaaggcttatcgagaccagaatgatttgtctgagcaggtaacgATGCCTTTGAAAACCTATGGGTTCAATATCGGAACGGTatctaacatttcggtctcacagctgcagcaaaaaatcgagatgataggGAGGctgcgtgaggaggtcgatgtgataaggatggaatccttacggtggaaagaaggtatagaccgctttgctgcagaaaaagagaccgctcgagcccagttatcatcgtctgaaacccaacttcagaaagtGAAGGAGAAAAACCTGGTTCAAGCAAAGAAAATCGAGGAGCTTGAGGTTCGGTTGGCCTCAGTACTCGCCAAGGCCAAAAAGGCAAAGACTtatgcggatgcgctcgtggccgtctatcgagctgatgctgaagctgcccaagttcaggaaagagaggcagccgaatccGTCGATGGTCGGGcgcattgggttgccgaacttgctaagtaccgatccaggagagaaaccctcgaggagattcatgctcgcggcttcgatctcacggaagagataaaaagggcaaaagaactcAAGGCTGATGCCGAAGCTCtggtttccgatgatgatgatgacgacgatgGGAGCAAAAGCGGATCTGAGAACGGGGGGGAATCTGATAAAGAAAAGACCGCTCccgtttaa
- the LOC104117801 gene encoding transcription factor GTE1-like, whose translation MENTNGSVPDIPIQELNKKENADSVENFSQRVDEMGGKVDQLEQRLNDVEHFYSNTSKKQSNTPRGSSILKDKEKQISSFRRRQQDASRREAAGARRMQELVRQFGTILRQITQHKWAEPFMEPVDVEGLGLHDYYEVIEKPMDFSTIKRKMEAKDGSGYKHVREICADVRLIFKNAMKYNEERHDVHVMAKTLLGKFEEKWLQLLPKVDEEEKRRKEEEAEVQQDMQLAQEAAHAKMAKDLSIELDEVDMQLEELREMVLQKCRKMSTEDKKKLGNALTRLSPEDLNKALLIVAQSDPTFQATATEVELDMNAQSESTLWKLKFFVQDVLHAQGKSPASIVPNNINNNNLLNNNKRRREICDALAKSSQKRSKKPS comes from the exons ATGGAGAACACAAATGGCTCGGTTCCTGACATCCCAATACAGGAGCTTAATAAGAAAGAAAATGCTGATTCTGTTGAAAATTTCAGCCAACGTGTTGATGAAATGGGGGGGAAGGTTGATCAG CTTGAGCAGAGACTGAATGATGTTGAGCATTTCTATTCCAATACTAGTAAAAAGCAATCAAACACGCCAAGAGGTAGCTCTATTCTGAAAGACAAAGAGAAACAGATTTCTAGCTTTAGAAGGCGGCAGCAGGATGCATCACGTAGAGAAGCAGCTGGTGCTAGGAGAATGCAAGAACTTGTGCGCCAATTCGGCACTATATTACGTCAG ATCACTCAGCACAAGTGGGCAGAACCTTTTATGGAACCTGTGGATGTTGAGGGTCTTGGATTGCATGATTACTATGAG GTTATTGAGAAGCCCATGGACTTCAGTACTATCAAAAGAAAAATGGAAGCAAAGGATGGTTCTGGCTATAAGCATGTCCGGGAGATATGTGCAGACGTTAGGCTAATATTTAAGAATGCAATGAAATACAATGAGGAAAGGCATGACGTTCATGTAATGGCCAAAACCTTATTGGGCAAATTTGAGGAGAAGTGGCTGCAGCTTTTGCCAAAAGTTGATGAAGAG GAAAAACGGCGAAAGGAAGAGGAAGCGGAAGTCCAGCAGGATATGCAGCTCGCTCAGGAGGCTGCTCATGCCAAAATGGCTAAAGATTTGAGTATTGAG CTTGATGAGGTGGACATGCAACTAGAAGAACTCAGGGAAATGGTGCTTCAGAAATGCAG AAAGATGTCTACGGAAGACAAGAAAAAACTAGGGAATGCGCTCACAAGGTTGTCTCCTGAAGATCTTAATAAGGCACTGTTGATTGTGGCACAGAGTGATCCTACTTTCCAAGCGACAGCAACAGAAGTGGAGCTTGACATGAATGCTCAG AGTGAGTCCACATTATGGAAGTTGAAATTCTTCGTACAGGACGTGCTACATGCACAGGGAAAGAGCCCAGCGAGCATTgtaccaaacaacatcaataacAATAATCTCCTAAACAACAACAAACGCAGAAGAGAAATTTGCGATGCACTCGCCAAATCTTCCCAAAAAAGGAGTAAAAAGCCATCCTGA